From a region of the Acidobacteriota bacterium genome:
- a CDS encoding diguanylate cyclase, translating to MAGAWKGVLAAAALLAATACGPSRTPGPGPGAEDRARVDGLNARAVKALATDPKGARVLAEEALAASRAARYAEGEALARYNLGEAHRTLDAYPQALECYEAARALFEAQGNLGETARALRRLGDVQYFLARYDKAIGLYLDALRLEEALARDGKGPHALRAGHLQATLGNVFKATGDFVQAEESYRRALAVYEGQAYALGVAGAHGNLASVHQDRGRFAEALEENLLALPLARSIGDDYLLSIVLANVGSVYVDLNRYDEAEPYLAESLAVCERTGRKRGILNVLMLQGRVERERGRIPQALARFETARALAEDLGDPRSQADVQAALAELYAGSGDYRRAYEARVRRADFEGRILDASKSLQINQLRVAYETEKKEQEIEGLKREKAFQDRIRWALLGGIGLALGFLILLVNLLRLRARHSREIEATSRELQETYSRVERLSRLDDLTQLLNRRAAWERIGQERARSERSGRAFALVLADLDDFKRVNDLYGHPAGDAVLVAVAGLLRNSLREQDAVARWGGEEFLLLLPETDREGALQAAEKVRQAVERTPVAFGDRQVRVTLTLGVGVFDPVRGVEDALRRADEALYAGKAAGKNRVG from the coding sequence ATGGCCGGAGCCTGGAAGGGGGTGCTGGCGGCGGCGGCGCTTCTGGCGGCGACGGCGTGCGGCCCCTCCCGGACGCCGGGGCCCGGACCCGGGGCCGAGGACCGCGCCCGGGTGGATGGCCTGAACGCGCGGGCCGTAAAGGCCTTGGCCACGGATCCGAAGGGGGCCCGGGTGTTGGCGGAGGAGGCCCTGGCGGCGTCCCGGGCGGCCCGGTACGCGGAAGGGGAGGCCCTCGCCCGGTACAACCTCGGCGAGGCCCACCGGACACTCGACGCCTACCCCCAGGCCCTCGAGTGCTACGAAGCCGCCCGCGCGCTCTTCGAGGCCCAGGGGAACCTTGGAGAGACGGCGAGGGCGCTGCGGCGCCTGGGTGACGTCCAGTACTTCCTCGCGAGGTACGACAAGGCCATCGGCCTCTACCTGGACGCCCTCCGGCTGGAAGAGGCCCTGGCCCGCGACGGGAAGGGCCCCCACGCCCTCCGAGCGGGGCACCTCCAGGCGACCCTGGGAAACGTCTTCAAGGCCACGGGGGATTTCGTTCAGGCCGAGGAATCCTATCGCCGGGCACTGGCCGTGTACGAGGGGCAGGCCTACGCGCTTGGCGTGGCCGGGGCCCACGGGAACCTCGCGAGCGTCCACCAGGACCGGGGGCGCTTCGCCGAGGCCCTGGAGGAGAACCTGCTAGCCCTTCCCCTCGCGCGCTCCATCGGGGACGACTACCTCCTGAGCATCGTCCTCGCCAACGTCGGATCCGTCTACGTGGATTTGAATCGCTACGACGAGGCCGAGCCGTATCTGGCCGAGTCCCTCGCCGTGTGCGAGCGCACCGGGCGCAAGCGGGGCATCCTCAACGTCCTGATGCTCCAGGGGAGGGTGGAAAGGGAGAGGGGAAGGATCCCGCAGGCCCTCGCCCGATTCGAGACGGCCCGGGCCCTGGCCGAGGACCTGGGGGACCCGAGGAGCCAGGCCGACGTGCAGGCCGCCCTGGCGGAGCTCTACGCCGGATCGGGGGACTACCGCCGGGCTTACGAGGCCCGGGTCCGGCGCGCGGACTTCGAGGGCCGCATCCTCGATGCCTCCAAGTCTCTCCAGATCAACCAGCTCCGGGTGGCCTACGAGACGGAAAAGAAGGAGCAGGAGATCGAAGGGCTGAAGCGGGAGAAGGCTTTCCAGGATCGGATCCGCTGGGCCCTCTTGGGGGGGATCGGACTGGCCCTGGGGTTCTTGATCCTCCTCGTAAACCTCTTGAGACTCCGGGCGCGGCACTCCCGCGAGATCGAGGCCACGAGCCGGGAACTCCAGGAGACCTATTCCCGCGTGGAGCGCCTCTCCCGCCTTGACGATCTGACCCAGCTCCTCAACCGCCGGGCCGCCTGGGAGAGGATCGGGCAGGAGAGGGCGCGCAGCGAACGCAGCGGCCGGGCCTTCGCCCTCGTCCTTGCGGACCTGGACGACTTCAAGCGGGTCAACGACCTGTACGGCCATCCGGCGGGCGACGCCGTCCTCGTGGCCGTGGCGGGCCTCCTCCGGAATTCCCTTCGGGAGCAGGACGCGGTGGCGCGCTGGGGGGGCGAGGAGTTCCTGCTGCTCCTTCCTGAAACGGACCGGGAGGGGGCCTTGCAGGCCGCCGAGAAGGTCCGCCAGGCGGTGGAGCGGACCCCCGTGGCTTTCGGGGACAGGCAGGTCCGGGTCACTCTCACCCTGGGCGTGGGCGTCTTCGACCCGGTCCGGGGCGTCGAGGACGCCTTGCGACGGGCCGACGAGGCCCTCTATGCCGGGAAAGCCGCGGGGAAGAACCGGGTGGGATGA
- a CDS encoding M28 family peptidase yields MKTAVRSFPLAALMAAAWLASPVAKGEAPASAPSLRDPREIRLANVRQLTFSGENAEAYFSFAGDRLIYQSREGKADCDQIYTMDLSGGSRRLVSTGKGRCTCAYFLKGDGRVVFSSTHASAPECPAPPDLSRGYVWPVHPGYDVYEAAADGTDLKPLIASPGYDAEATVSPDGSKIVFTSDRDGDLELYLLDLSTRSTTRLTHLPGYDGGAFFSPDSQKIVFRGWHPTDPKELEEYRSLLRDHLVRPSHMEIFTIRADGSGLRQVTSNGAANFCPFWHPDGKRILFASNVGDEKKRNFDLYLVNEDGSGLEQVTFEPSFDGFPMFSPDGRHLVWGANRNAARPGETNIFVAEWVEAPAGEAAFSEEALRRDVSFLASPDLRGRLTGTPEAREAAEYVAASFRSAGLRPPPGREGYLDAFPFTSGVHLGEGNAASLLGGGRVRPLSVGEEIQPLGMSEDGDLEALPVVFAGYGIRAQDQKWNDYDGLDVKGKAVVVYRWGPEGDDPKSPYALYYPIRHKAMTAREMGAKALIVLGPSAQDDDLVPLSTTARGGSAGLVVLTARRAPFASAFEAAGLSLPDPGNPHGTPLRFEVPGVAFSAAVRLKREKAEGLNVLGWLPATRATDETVILGAHYDHLGLGVEGSLAEKKGEVHPGADDNASGTAGLMALARRFAAEPVRGRNLLFVSFAGEELGTLGSSQVVKAPPVPLEKAVAMLNFDMIGRLRENSLVVGGAGTSPVWKDLLARANTEGLSLSLGEDGYGASDHSVFYAQGIPVLFFFTGAHEDYHRPGDTADKVLYGGEAKVLRLAARVTGALLDLPERPAYVRVAPPPSEMAGRGFRVYLGTIPDYTGEVKGVRLMGVRAGSPAEQGGLRKGDVIVGFAGKTIENVYDYTYALQDHKPGETVAVTVLRDGNRVDLTVLLGRRPGKD; encoded by the coding sequence ATGAAGACCGCTGTTCGATCGTTCCCCCTTGCCGCCCTGATGGCCGCCGCCTGGCTGGCGTCCCCCGTCGCGAAGGGAGAGGCCCCGGCCTCCGCCCCGTCCCTCCGGGACCCCCGCGAGATCCGACTGGCCAACGTCCGCCAGCTGACCTTCTCGGGGGAGAACGCCGAGGCCTATTTCTCCTTCGCCGGCGACCGCCTCATCTACCAGTCCAGGGAGGGGAAGGCGGACTGCGATCAGATCTACACCATGGACCTCTCCGGGGGGAGCCGCCGCCTCGTCAGCACCGGCAAGGGCCGGTGCACCTGCGCGTACTTCCTGAAGGGCGACGGCCGGGTGGTCTTTTCATCCACCCATGCCTCCGCGCCCGAATGCCCCGCCCCTCCCGACCTCAGCCGCGGGTACGTCTGGCCGGTCCATCCGGGCTACGACGTGTACGAGGCCGCCGCCGACGGGACGGACCTCAAGCCCCTCATCGCCTCGCCGGGGTACGACGCCGAGGCCACCGTGAGCCCCGACGGCTCCAAGATCGTCTTCACCTCCGACCGCGACGGGGACCTGGAGCTCTACCTCTTGGACCTCTCGACGCGCTCCACCACCCGCCTGACGCACCTGCCCGGTTACGACGGAGGGGCCTTCTTTTCGCCCGATTCTCAGAAGATCGTCTTCCGGGGCTGGCACCCCACGGATCCGAAGGAGCTGGAGGAGTACCGGTCCCTCCTGAGAGACCACCTGGTGCGCCCCTCGCACATGGAGATTTTCACGATCCGTGCGGACGGCTCGGGCCTGAGGCAGGTCACCTCCAACGGCGCGGCCAACTTCTGCCCCTTCTGGCACCCCGACGGGAAGCGCATCCTCTTCGCCTCCAACGTGGGGGACGAAAAGAAGAGGAACTTCGACCTCTACCTCGTGAACGAGGACGGAAGCGGCCTCGAGCAGGTCACCTTTGAGCCCTCCTTCGACGGCTTCCCCATGTTCAGCCCCGACGGGCGCCACCTCGTCTGGGGGGCCAACCGGAACGCCGCGCGTCCTGGGGAGACCAACATTTTCGTGGCGGAGTGGGTGGAGGCGCCCGCGGGAGAGGCGGCCTTCTCCGAGGAGGCCCTTCGCCGGGATGTCTCCTTCCTCGCTTCCCCCGACCTCCGGGGGCGCCTGACCGGAACCCCCGAAGCCCGGGAGGCCGCCGAATACGTGGCCGCCTCCTTCCGCTCGGCGGGGCTCCGTCCGCCCCCGGGGCGGGAGGGCTACCTCGACGCCTTTCCCTTCACCTCCGGTGTCCACTTGGGCGAGGGGAACGCGGCGAGCCTTCTGGGAGGCGGGCGGGTCCGCCCCCTCTCCGTCGGGGAGGAGATCCAGCCCCTCGGCATGTCCGAGGACGGCGACCTGGAGGCCCTGCCGGTGGTCTTCGCCGGGTACGGGATCCGCGCCCAGGACCAGAAATGGAACGACTACGACGGCCTCGACGTGAAGGGCAAGGCCGTCGTCGTGTACCGCTGGGGCCCCGAAGGGGACGATCCGAAGAGCCCCTACGCCCTGTACTACCCCATCCGGCACAAGGCCATGACGGCCCGCGAGATGGGCGCCAAGGCCCTGATCGTCCTGGGGCCCTCGGCCCAGGACGACGACCTCGTCCCCCTCTCCACCACCGCCCGGGGCGGATCGGCGGGCCTCGTGGTGCTCACCGCCCGGCGGGCCCCCTTCGCCTCGGCCTTCGAAGCCGCGGGCCTTTCGCTTCCCGACCCCGGAAATCCGCACGGGACGCCCCTTCGCTTCGAAGTGCCCGGGGTCGCCTTCTCCGCCGCCGTGCGCCTGAAGCGCGAGAAGGCCGAGGGGTTGAACGTACTGGGGTGGCTCCCCGCCACCCGGGCCACCGACGAGACGGTGATCCTCGGGGCCCACTACGACCACCTGGGCCTGGGCGTGGAGGGTTCGCTGGCCGAGAAGAAGGGGGAGGTCCATCCGGGGGCCGACGACAACGCATCAGGCACGGCGGGGCTCATGGCCCTCGCCCGCCGGTTCGCCGCCGAGCCGGTGCGGGGACGGAACCTGCTGTTCGTTTCCTTCGCGGGAGAGGAGCTGGGCACCCTCGGTTCCTCCCAGGTCGTGAAGGCCCCTCCCGTGCCCCTGGAGAAGGCCGTGGCCATGCTGAACTTCGACATGATCGGCCGCCTTCGGGAGAACAGCCTGGTGGTGGGCGGGGCGGGCACCTCCCCCGTCTGGAAGGATCTCCTCGCCCGGGCCAACACGGAGGGCCTGAGCCTCTCCCTCGGGGAGGACGGGTACGGGGCGTCCGACCATTCGGTCTTTTACGCCCAGGGCATCCCGGTTCTCTTCTTCTTCACGGGCGCCCACGAGGACTACCACCGGCCCGGGGACACCGCCGACAAGGTGCTCTACGGCGGGGAGGCGAAGGTCCTCCGCCTGGCCGCCCGGGTCACCGGCGCGCTCCTGGACCTGCCCGAGCGCCCCGCCTACGTCCGGGTGGCGCCGCCGCCCAGCGAGATGGCGGGCCGGGGCTTCCGCGTCTACCTGGGCACCATCCCCGATTACACGGGCGAGGTGAAGGGCGTGCGGCTCATGGGCGTACGCGCGGGAAGCCCCGCCGAACAGGGCGGGCTCCGAAAGGGCGACGTCATCGTCGGCTTCGCCGGAAAGACCATCGAGAACGTCTACGACTACACCTACGCCCTTCAGGACCACAAACCCGGCGAGACCGTCGCCGTCACCGTCCTTCGGGACGGGAATCGCGTGGACCTGACGGTTCTCCTGGGCCGCAGGCCCGGCAAGGACTGA
- a CDS encoding TetR/AcrR family transcriptional regulator, with protein sequence MAAKRKEIEREQRRRLLLEAAERIFGRKPFDVATMQDVASEAQIGMQGLYEHFASKDDLYAQVVVTRVENLRHRVEAVLKVEKDPIEALRALARVYMEVFENSPMFLPVFLMEKARFDWEMESRLGAKVRSIYREERSRVARILRKIQAQGRLGPLPVEYMTQHCMDTIHAALWYRHRCKPTEEIETCVNRAFQVLFSGLSAAP encoded by the coding sequence ATGGCCGCCAAGAGGAAGGAAATCGAAAGGGAACAGAGGAGGCGCCTTCTCCTGGAGGCCGCCGAGAGGATATTCGGACGGAAGCCCTTCGACGTGGCCACCATGCAGGACGTGGCGTCGGAGGCCCAGATCGGCATGCAGGGCCTCTACGAGCACTTCGCCTCCAAGGACGATCTCTACGCGCAGGTGGTCGTTACCCGGGTCGAGAACCTGAGGCACCGCGTGGAGGCGGTTCTCAAGGTGGAAAAGGACCCCATCGAGGCCCTCCGCGCCCTCGCCCGCGTCTACATGGAGGTCTTCGAGAACAGCCCCATGTTCCTTCCCGTCTTCCTGATGGAGAAGGCGCGATTCGACTGGGAGATGGAGTCCAGGCTGGGCGCCAAGGTGCGCTCCATTTACCGGGAGGAGCGCTCCCGGGTGGCGCGGATCCTGAGGAAGATCCAGGCCCAGGGAAGGCTGGGCCCGCTCCCCGTCGAGTACATGACCCAGCACTGCATGGACACGATCCACGCGGCCCTCTGGTACCGCCACCGCTGCAAGCCTACCGAGGAGATCGAGACGTGCGTGAACCGAGCCTTTCAAGTCCTTTTTTCCGGCCTGAGCGCCGCTCCCTGA
- a CDS encoding TolC family protein: MREPSLSSPFFRPERRSLKVCSAVLLFWIGALPAAGQEILTLDRALEIAARNSLAAEASSLDSAAAREETATARALYFPEVVLEGGHVNLDNDPAFRFGPVTFPAGDQVYWKYDLSVRQVLWDGGRRREAVAAGRAGESAAARGGAEAVRRLQAEVVARYAGALIFKAQGEVADQRREALEDHLRTVRDLFEQGVVARNDLLRTEVALRSVEDQRRSLASAYATAVEELNRALGLDPATPQTLPGALGPAPLVPWGEAEIRARAVQGNDGLKALDAKIAALEAALSLREKDYAPVLLAEAGHGYEQNRYMAYPHVNRLFVGLSWNVYDGGARAARVRQARAQVDKARRERVEAGREVENAAARAFREFADALRELDTARLNVEASLENLRIVQDQYREGMARSTDVLDAESLLAESRFQAARTHYHAYARQAALLAALGEDLRRFFAGAQVPASSEEK; encoded by the coding sequence GTGCGTGAACCGAGCCTTTCAAGTCCTTTTTTCCGGCCTGAGCGCCGCTCCCTGAAGGTCTGTTCCGCGGTTCTTCTCTTCTGGATCGGAGCCCTCCCGGCCGCTGGACAGGAGATCCTCACCCTCGACCGGGCACTGGAAATCGCGGCGCGGAATTCACTCGCGGCCGAGGCGTCCTCCCTCGATTCGGCGGCGGCCCGCGAGGAAACGGCGACGGCCCGGGCCCTCTATTTCCCGGAGGTGGTGCTGGAGGGAGGCCACGTGAACCTGGACAACGACCCGGCCTTCCGGTTCGGGCCAGTGACCTTTCCCGCGGGGGACCAGGTTTACTGGAAGTACGACCTCTCGGTGCGGCAGGTCCTCTGGGACGGCGGCCGCAGGAGGGAGGCGGTGGCCGCGGGGAGGGCCGGCGAGAGCGCCGCCGCCCGCGGCGGGGCCGAGGCCGTACGCAGGCTCCAGGCCGAGGTCGTGGCCCGCTACGCGGGAGCCCTCATCTTCAAGGCCCAGGGGGAGGTGGCGGACCAGAGGCGGGAAGCCCTCGAGGACCACCTCCGCACCGTCCGGGATCTCTTCGAGCAGGGCGTCGTGGCCCGCAACGACCTCCTCCGCACGGAGGTCGCCCTTCGATCCGTCGAGGACCAGAGGCGTTCCCTGGCCAGCGCCTACGCGACGGCGGTGGAGGAGCTGAACCGGGCCCTCGGGCTGGACCCCGCGACGCCCCAGACCCTTCCCGGCGCGCTGGGCCCCGCGCCGCTCGTGCCGTGGGGCGAAGCGGAAATCCGTGCCCGAGCCGTCCAGGGCAACGACGGCCTGAAGGCCCTCGACGCCAAGATCGCCGCCCTGGAAGCCGCCCTGTCCCTGAGAGAAAAGGATTACGCCCCCGTTCTGCTCGCCGAGGCGGGACACGGCTACGAGCAGAACCGGTACATGGCCTACCCTCACGTGAACCGCCTTTTCGTGGGCCTTTCCTGGAACGTGTACGACGGCGGTGCCCGGGCGGCGAGAGTCCGCCAGGCCCGCGCCCAGGTCGACAAGGCGCGGCGAGAGCGCGTGGAAGCGGGGCGCGAGGTGGAAAACGCCGCGGCCCGAGCCTTCCGTGAGTTCGCCGACGCCCTGCGGGAACTGGACACGGCCCGGCTGAACGTGGAGGCTTCCCTGGAGAACCTCCGGATCGTGCAGGATCAATACCGGGAGGGGATGGCTCGCTCCACCGACGTCCTGGACGCCGAGTCGCTCCTGGCTGAAAGCCGCTTCCAGGCCGCCCGCACTCACTATCACGCCTACGCCCGCCAGGCGGCGCTTCTGGCTGCGCTGGGCGAGGACCTGAGGCGTTTCTTCGCCGGGGCGCAGGTCCCCGCGTCTTCCGAGGAGAAGTGA
- a CDS encoding HlyD family secretion protein → MALQKKGIALCVLLTLAVLGAALGYARWRHNQVFVRTENAYVAGRIFAVAAKVPGKIQTLPVEENQAVRAGDVVATLDPRDLDAAVARAEAALAEAEAGLEAARAALAQASAQESSARSQLALARIEKERVEALYRRESLPKQKFDQASTAQEVAEAQVSAAQKSVASARAGLQVSEEKIRSARAALEAARLQRSYCDLAAPASGVVSRKTAQVGHVVAAGQPLFSIVPLDLREIWVEANYKETQLRNVRPGQRVEVWADVDPSRKFTGRVDSIAAGTGAVFSLLPPENATGNWVKVVQRVPVKVVLDPGTDPGHSLRLGLTVTCEIDTRSDGTP, encoded by the coding sequence ATGGCCCTGCAGAAAAAAGGGATCGCCCTCTGCGTCCTGCTGACCCTCGCCGTGCTCGGCGCCGCCCTCGGGTACGCGCGCTGGCGCCACAATCAGGTCTTCGTCCGGACGGAGAACGCCTACGTCGCGGGCCGGATTTTCGCCGTGGCGGCCAAGGTGCCCGGGAAGATCCAGACGCTTCCCGTGGAGGAGAATCAGGCCGTGAGGGCCGGGGACGTGGTGGCCACCCTGGATCCCCGGGATCTCGACGCCGCGGTGGCCCGGGCCGAAGCCGCACTGGCCGAAGCGGAGGCGGGGCTCGAGGCCGCCCGCGCGGCCCTCGCCCAGGCCTCCGCCCAGGAGTCTTCGGCCCGGAGCCAGCTCGCTCTGGCCCGAATCGAGAAGGAGAGGGTGGAGGCCCTCTACCGGAGGGAATCCCTCCCCAAGCAGAAGTTCGACCAGGCCTCCACGGCCCAAGAGGTGGCCGAGGCCCAGGTTTCCGCGGCCCAGAAGTCCGTGGCGTCGGCCCGCGCGGGCTTGCAGGTCTCCGAGGAGAAGATCCGGTCCGCCCGGGCGGCCCTCGAAGCGGCCCGCCTCCAGAGGTCCTACTGCGACCTCGCGGCGCCCGCCTCGGGCGTGGTGAGCCGCAAGACGGCCCAGGTGGGCCACGTGGTGGCCGCGGGCCAGCCCCTGTTCTCCATCGTGCCCCTGGACCTTCGGGAAATCTGGGTGGAGGCCAACTACAAGGAGACCCAGCTCCGAAACGTCCGCCCGGGACAGAGGGTCGAGGTCTGGGCCGACGTGGACCCCTCGAGGAAGTTCACGGGACGGGTGGACAGCATCGCGGCGGGCACGGGCGCGGTTTTCTCCCTGCTCCCGCCCGAGAACGCCACGGGCAACTGGGTGAAGGTGGTCCAGCGGGTGCCCGTCAAGGTGGTCCTGGACCCCGGGACCGACCCCGGCCACAGCCTCCGCCTCGGCCTCACCGTCACCTGCGAGATCGACACCCGTTCCGATGGAACGCCGTAG
- a CDS encoding DHA2 family efflux MFS transporter permease subunit, giving the protein MNAANGSRKWFVAVTTLLGTFMEVLDTSVANVALPHIQGTYAAGVDEITWVLTSYLVANAVILPLSGFLGTAFSRKRVYMACLALFTASSFLAGAAPSLGFLILMRVLQGLSGGAMVPMSQAILLETFPREEHGKATAVFGIGVVLAPVLGPLVGGWITDNWTWPWIFFINIPVGLLALFLAYLFVEDPVYLERPDGRTDFASLLFVAVGLGSLEILLNRGERNDWFESPFIQALAGAAVLFLALFVWRSLTAENPLVDLRILRDRSFASGTALMFLAGFGMYGAFVLLPLFVQNLLAYTPTWAGLILSPGGVASMVSMALAAKLMGRVDTRLLVAAGFSLLAGSCWLLAGSTLQAGIPHFTQAWIVHGLGLGLFFVPIGVTAMRHIPPERMGAATGLFNLMRNEGGSVGIALSTTLLAQRSQVHHHVLAEHVSPSSPLLREGIQGTYGLLSSSSGLSPASVPDLAAGLLSAGVQRQAYALSFLDVFALLGAVFVLGLILVPFLGRDRCQGDDAPSRRSSGLH; this is encoded by the coding sequence ATGAACGCCGCCAACGGAAGCCGCAAGTGGTTTGTCGCCGTCACGACCCTCCTGGGCACCTTCATGGAGGTCCTGGATACCTCCGTGGCCAACGTGGCCCTTCCGCACATCCAGGGCACGTATGCCGCCGGCGTGGACGAGATCACCTGGGTCCTCACCTCCTACCTCGTGGCCAACGCGGTGATCCTGCCCCTGTCCGGCTTTCTCGGCACCGCCTTCTCGCGCAAGCGCGTCTACATGGCCTGTCTGGCCCTCTTCACGGCGAGTTCCTTTCTGGCGGGCGCCGCCCCCTCCCTGGGCTTCCTGATCCTCATGCGCGTCCTCCAGGGCCTCTCGGGCGGCGCCATGGTGCCCATGTCCCAGGCCATCCTCCTCGAGACCTTCCCCCGGGAGGAGCACGGCAAGGCCACGGCGGTCTTCGGAATCGGCGTGGTCCTCGCCCCCGTCCTCGGCCCCCTCGTGGGCGGGTGGATCACCGACAACTGGACCTGGCCCTGGATCTTCTTCATCAACATCCCCGTGGGCCTCCTCGCGCTGTTCCTTGCGTACCTCTTCGTGGAGGATCCCGTGTACCTGGAGAGGCCGGACGGACGCACGGACTTCGCCAGCCTGCTTTTCGTGGCGGTGGGGCTCGGGAGCCTGGAAATCCTCTTGAACCGCGGCGAGCGGAACGACTGGTTCGAGAGCCCGTTCATCCAGGCCCTGGCGGGAGCCGCCGTTCTCTTCCTGGCCCTCTTCGTCTGGCGCTCCCTCACCGCCGAGAACCCCCTCGTGGACCTCAGGATCCTGAGGGACCGGTCCTTCGCCTCAGGCACGGCCCTCATGTTCCTCGCGGGCTTCGGCATGTACGGCGCCTTCGTCCTGCTTCCCCTCTTCGTCCAGAACTTGCTGGCCTACACGCCCACGTGGGCCGGGCTCATCCTTTCTCCGGGAGGAGTCGCCTCCATGGTCTCCATGGCCCTGGCGGCGAAGCTCATGGGCCGGGTGGACACGCGCCTCCTGGTGGCGGCCGGCTTCTCCCTATTGGCCGGTTCCTGCTGGCTCTTGGCGGGCTCGACGCTGCAGGCGGGGATCCCCCACTTCACCCAGGCTTGGATCGTCCACGGTCTCGGGCTGGGGCTCTTCTTCGTTCCCATCGGCGTCACGGCCATGCGCCACATCCCCCCCGAAAGGATGGGGGCGGCCACGGGACTCTTCAACCTCATGCGGAACGAGGGCGGATCGGTGGGCATCGCCCTGTCCACCACCTTGCTCGCCCAGCGGAGCCAGGTCCACCACCACGTCCTGGCGGAGCACGTGTCCCCCTCGTCGCCTCTTCTGAGGGAGGGGATTCAAGGCACGTACGGCCTGCTGTCGTCCTCCTCGGGGCTTTCTCCCGCCTCCGTCCCGGACCTCGCCGCGGGGCTCTTGTCCGCAGGCGTGCAGAGGCAGGCCTACGCTCTGTCGTTTCTGGACGTCTTCGCGCTCCTGGGCGCGGTCTTTGTTCTGGGGCTGATCCTGGTCCCGTTCCTGGGACGGGACCGGTGCCAAGGCGACGACGCTCCGTCCCGCCGCTCCTCCGGCCTGCACTGA
- a CDS encoding class I SAM-dependent methyltransferase produces the protein MDVRDHNRRAWDREVERGNRWTVPVGADAIAAARRGEVQVLLTPSVPVPREWLQPLRGRRILCLASGGGQQGPLLAAAGAEVTVFDNSPAQLARDREVADREGLSLKLVEGDMRDLSAFGDASFDLVFHPCSNGFVPHILPVWREAYRVLAPGGVLLAGIVNPLVYLFDPDLKEGDRLEVKFPVPFSDLEHLPRELLRRRLEAGEPLEFGHTLEDQIGGQMRAGFVLTGFYEDRWPGSPFERWIPSTFATRAVKAP, from the coding sequence ATGGACGTGAGAGACCACAACCGAAGGGCTTGGGACCGCGAGGTGGAACGCGGAAACCGGTGGACCGTGCCCGTCGGAGCGGACGCCATCGCCGCGGCGCGGAGGGGCGAGGTTCAGGTCCTCCTGACGCCCTCCGTTCCCGTCCCGCGGGAATGGCTCCAGCCGCTGCGGGGCCGTCGCATCCTGTGCCTCGCATCGGGAGGAGGCCAGCAGGGGCCGCTCCTTGCCGCCGCGGGCGCCGAGGTCACGGTCTTCGACAACAGCCCCGCCCAGCTCGCGAGGGACCGCGAGGTGGCCGACCGGGAAGGGCTCTCCCTGAAGCTCGTGGAGGGCGACATGCGCGACCTGTCCGCCTTCGGAGACGCCTCCTTCGACCTCGTCTTCCACCCCTGCTCCAACGGCTTCGTGCCCCACATCCTGCCCGTCTGGAGGGAGGCGTACCGGGTCCTCGCGCCGGGAGGCGTCCTTCTGGCGGGGATCGTCAACCCCCTGGTCTACCTCTTCGATCCCGACCTGAAGGAGGGCGATCGCCTGGAGGTGAAGTTCCCCGTTCCGTTCTCGGACCTCGAGCACCTCCCGCGGGAGCTCTTGAGGAGGCGGTTGGAGGCCGGCGAGCCCCTGGAGTTCGGACACACCCTGGAGGACCAGATCGGCGGACAGATGCGCGCGGGTTTCGTTCTGACGGGCTTCTACGAGGATCGGTGGCCCGGCTCGCCCTTCGAGAGGTGGATCCCCTCCACCTTCGCGACGCGGGCCGTGAAGGCCCCGTAA
- a CDS encoding arsinothricin resistance N-acetyltransferase ArsN1 family B: MQPELCPAVPEDGADVAEIYAPLVRDTAVSFEEEPPSPHEMSRRISRILPTYPWIVCRRSGEVLGYAYADAHNARAAYRWSANSAVYVRRDCRGWGVGRALYRSLLRILALQGLCNVYAGITLPNPASVALHESSGFRPFCVYRNVGFKLGAWHDVGWWHLLLGERPDRPGPPRAFLDMAGTAEVEEALAEGALLLRLR, encoded by the coding sequence GTGCAGCCCGAACTGTGCCCAGCCGTCCCGGAAGATGGAGCCGACGTGGCGGAAATCTACGCACCCCTCGTGCGGGATACGGCCGTCTCCTTCGAGGAGGAGCCGCCCTCCCCCCACGAGATGTCGCGCCGGATCTCCAGGATCCTCCCCACCTATCCGTGGATCGTCTGTCGCAGGTCCGGCGAAGTGCTGGGCTACGCGTACGCGGACGCGCACAATGCCCGGGCGGCCTATCGGTGGTCGGCCAACTCGGCGGTCTACGTGCGGCGGGACTGCCGCGGCTGGGGGGTGGGGAGGGCCCTCTACCGATCTCTCCTGAGGATTCTCGCCCTGCAGGGCCTTTGCAACGTATACGCCGGAATCACCTTGCCGAACCCCGCCAGCGTGGCGCTCCATGAGTCCTCGGGCTTTCGGCCCTTCTGCGTCTACCGCAACGTGGGCTTCAAGCTGGGGGCCTGGCACGACGTGGGGTGGTGGCACCTTCTGCTCGGCGAGCGTCCCGACCGTCCAGGGCCGCCCAGGGCTTTCTTGGACATGGCCGGGACGGCGGAAGTGGAGGAGGCCCTCGCCGAGGGCGCGCTCCTCCTCCGGCTGAGATAG